Genomic window (Verrucomicrobiia bacterium):
GATGGCTCCGGTTCGGGCTTGGCGGCAGGCGGTTTCGTCTCCGAACCTACCTTCGGCTTGGCACTGGCTTTTGGGCCGTTGCTAACCTTTCCAGCCGGAGAAGCTTTGGGCTTTTCCGGTTCAGGCGAAGAAGTTGCCGCAGGCGACGCCTTTGGCTGACTTTCCGGCTTCTCCTTCGGCAGCACTTTGAGCTTGCCGTTGGTCGCCCGGACGGAGAGAACGCCGTTTGCGCCCACTTCCAGACCGAACTCCTCGGCGCAGACCAAGCCGATGTTCAAAGCGTCCCGTAGGACGCGGGCCTTGGCCCTGGTTTCGGCTACCCGGATATAATGCGGGGCGATTTGCTCGTCCACGTTCTCCGGGTTGGCGTCCCCGTGGCACCGGAAGACCCCTCGGTTGGTTTCCGCCTCGGCCTCGAAGATCGCCGTAAGGCGGTTTACGTCCGAAGGAAAGTCGACCAACTCTGTAACCAGCCGTTTCAAGCCATCCTCGTGGGCCAAGGCAAGTAGACCTTTGTAGATTACTACCTCCTCGGTCGCTACGACCTGCCCCTTGCCGTTGTGTTTTTCGAGGGATCGGATAAACCCGTGCTCCCGCAGCCATTCCAGCTTTCCATCTACTTCCTGTTTGGGCTGCTTTTTGGTGTTCTGGGCAGTTTCTCCCATAAAATCGCTCCTTTCAGTTAAGGGTTTGAGTTTGATAAAGGACTGCCCGTAGCCTAAAGGAGCTACCAACACCAACAAGGAACGGAAAACTGCCGGACGGGACGGACTTCACCGCTTTTGGAGAAAGGGCTTTTTTGACAGCATTCCCCGAATGTCTCCCCCCACTGACAAAACCATTACCGTCCTGGGTAAGACCAATTTCCGCAATCAGGGAAAGATTTTTGGCATCCGGCCTGCCGACCGGCTGCTTCACATGTACGTCATTGGCAAGACCGGCACCGGGAAATCGAGCCTCCTGGGCCGGATGACGCAGAGCGATTTAGAGAAAGGCCAAGGAGTAGCCCTCCTTGACCCCCACGGGGATCTGGTTGAGGAAGTGCTGGCCCGCTTTCCCGAAGAAAGAAAAGCTGACCTAATCTACTTCAACGTGCCGGATGAAAGCCGACTCCTCGGCTTCAACCCGTTGGAATCCGTGCCCAAAAGGAAAAGACCGCTTGCCGCCTCCGGCGTATTAGAAGCGTTCAAGAAGTTTTGGAACGATTTCTGGGGGCCACGCTTGGAACACATTATGCGGAACGCCCTTTTGGTTTTGCTCGACCAGCCCCAAGCCACCCTTGCTGACATCGCCCGGCTATTAGATGACAGGGAGTTCCGGCGAAACTGCGCCCTGCGGGCGAACAATCCGCACGTGCGCAACTTCTGGCTGCGGGAGTATGAAAGCTACCCGGTACGCTTACGGCAGAGGCCATTGCCCCGTTGCAAAACAAGGTCGGGGCTTTCTTGGCCAACCCGTTTCTCTATCCGATTCTCACCCAACCAACCAGCGCGTTCAACCTGCGCAAGATTATGGACGAAGGAAAGGTGCTGTTGGTCAATTTGTCGAAGGGGAAAATCGGCGAAGACACCGCCGCCCTCTTGGGAGGACTCTTGATTGCCCGGATTGCTCTGGCGGCTTTGAGCCGGTCTGAGATTCCCGAAAAAGACCGGCGGGATTTCTAC
Coding sequences:
- a CDS encoding type IV secretory system conjugative DNA transfer family protein encodes the protein MQNKVGAFLANPFLYPILTQPTSAFNLRKIMDEGKVLLVNLSKGKIGEDTAALLGGLLIARIALAALSRSEIPEKDRRDFYLYLDEFQSFPTSIIANMLSELRKFHCGIVLSNQFLFQLDPAVKSAILGNVGTLISFRVGLEDALT